Genomic DNA from Salvia miltiorrhiza cultivar Shanhuang (shh) chromosome 1, IMPLAD_Smil_shh, whole genome shotgun sequence:
aattcatgttttatattagttcccgtttagagttgtaattacgtgacagattacttctcgagacgatttacggtatttcttttattaagtttatttatttgcttttacatGCGTTTCTTTAAATTCCGCTATTTCAATTctgctatttaaattatgccATTTAGTTTAtacgtttttatgatgctttcctttaaattatgcaatttagtttctgcctagttagattagattagaagttttaattaaagttatttaaattcaatttgcctagttaagtttaaattcatgttaattcactttccatgttttagtttaataatccaacctttacagctttcttgtgacataattaaaagcccttaaagatcttccttgagagacgacattgggttaacttatcactgctaggatatccttgttctattgcaagtcaatctataggtgtttctagttgagtcatcCCCTACAAGGGTGGTGAGACGTATTGAGCTTGGCAACCTTGGTGAGCATGAAAAAGACTTCTATATTGGCCTCCATGATGAGTGGTTTGAATCCCCATGGGTAAGGAACTTGGGGAATTTCAACAACAAAGTTATCGTCAATCCTTCACTCCTCTCTCTTCCAAAATGCAAACCCATAATTGTTAATGATACTCTAATTTTGAATGATAAAGACTATATTGCCATAAAGCATGCTTGGGGTTTTTGTCTTCTTGGCTTTATTGCAGGAAAACTCCCCAAGAAAGAGAGAGTATCGGAGTTTGCCAAGACTTGGCCGGTAGGATGCAAGATCTCTTACCATGAGGAAAGATGGCTTGTCTTTGCCTTCGAATCCGCCGAGGACCGTGACATGATTTACCGTGGAGGCCATTATGCCATTGAGGGATCCAAACTGTCCTTGTGTCATCTTCCTCCGGATTTCACCTTTGATGTTTCGGCTATTAACAAGTACTCGGCGTGGGGATTCCTCCCTAACCTCCCACTCGAGCTTTGGAATGAGAGAGCTATTTCCAAGATTGCATCTCTCAATGGAACTCCTATATCCGTTGATGTCAAGACCTTCTACAAGAGTGACGTGACGGCGGCTAGATTCCAAATCCTTGTTGACGCCACAAAACCGCAAGCAAAGAAGAATGTTTTTCTCAAGTTGCCTAATGGGAAAACAATCAACCAAAGAATCATGTTCGACCATTTCCCTAAACTTTGCGCTTATTGCCACAAGCTTGGCCATCATGAGGGGGAATGCAAGAACATGGGTACCGTGGCTCAAAAGGAGGCAAAGAAAAAGAACAAGGGTGGCGAACCGACACATGGCAATGAAAACGATGGGTGGACCAAAGTAACCTATCGCAAGGGACGTAGTCGTACTCGTCGTGATGTTCGGAGTGCTCCTCCATCAAATAGGAAGAAGACTCCGGGTCACAAGAGCAAGCCCCCACCACCCCAACATCAAAAGGTGTATGTACCAATCAAGAAAACCCCTCATCCACCGAATACTCACATTAGGTTTCCTAGTCCAACGCCATCCTATGACGGGATGGTGAAAGATTGGGAAACTCGATTTGAGTGAAGATGTGCATCAAAGCCTACACCTTGAGGAAACGGAAGTGCAAAATCAAGAAGGAAGAACACTTGTGGGGGAAACCTCACCACTTGACGATTTGTGCTCACTGCCGCCCAGCCACTCACCATCCGCTGGACACCTTCACTCGGCAGTAAGCATAGCCTCGCCAGCGGCAGCATCCCAGCCCTCGCCTTCGGCAAAAAATTCCTCGCTGATTGCTCATGCACACTCGGCTGATCACTTGCGTGGGCCCTCGGCGAAGCAGTCCTCGCCGATAGGACACTCAAACTCTCCAGTCAGCACGCCCGTGTCGATAAGAGATGAGGTTTTTGCCTCGGATCGAATTGATACACCCGTCTCGGCGCCTAGCGCCTCGGCGGGGGGCATTTTGGCGTTTGCTTCGGCGCCTAGCGCCTCGGCAATCACCTCCGTGGCTGctttgagttttgaggatgcacAGCCACCATGTTCGTCGGTTGGACAGCTTGCTCCACGTCCAACAATTTTGGCTCTCGAAGCCCCTACAAAGTCATACCAGAGATTGAATAAAGCCAAGGCCGAAaagcaacaaaaacaaaaaaccaatGGAAAGGCCAAAGGCAAAGGTAAAGGAAAGGTTAGTAACACTCCTAAAAAACGTTCCTCATGATTTGTGCAACATGGAACATCCGGGGATTGCATAAACCCCATAAAcaaaatgcaattttggagtttttgaaaaaacataaagttGGGCTTTTGGGACTTATTGAAACTAAGCTTAATTCCACTAAGGTGAAAAAAATCATGGGAAAAATCTTACCGCATTGGAATTTCGAGCATAATTTTGATTTGTGTAAAGGTGGCCGTATACTTGTCATTTGGAATCCTTCACTCATTTCGGCCACTTGCGGCCACTTGTTACAGTAAGGATGAACAACACTTGTTTTTGAATGTTGATTGTTTAACTAGTAACAAGTGGCCGAAATGAGTGAAGGATTCCAAATAACAAGTATACGGCCACCTTTACACAAATCAAAATTATGCTCGAAATTCCAATGCGGTAAGATTTTTCCCATGATTTTTTTCACCTTAGTGGAATTAAGCTTAGTTTCAATAAGTCCCAAAAGCCCaactttatgttttttcaaaaactccaaaattgcattttgTTTATGGGGTTTATGCAATCCCCGGATGTTCCATGTTGCACAAATCATGAGGAACGTTTTTTAGGAGTGTTACTAACCTTTCCTTTACCTTTGCCTTTGGCCTTTCCattggttttttgtttttgttgcttTTCGGCCTTGGCTTTATCCAATCTCTGGTCTGACTTTGTAGGGGCTTCGAGAGCCAAAATTGTTGGACGTGGAGCAAGCTGTCCAACCGGCGAGCATGGTGGCTgtgcatcctcaaaactcaaagCAGCCACGGAGGTGATTGCCGAGGCGCTAGGCGCCGAAGCAACCGCCAAAATGCCCCCCGCCGAGGCGCTAGGCGCCGAGACGGGTGTCTCAATTCGATCCGAGGCAAAAACCTCATCTCTTATCGACACGGGCGTGCTGACTGGAGAGTTTGAGTGTCCTATCGGCGAGGACTGCTTCGCCGAGGGCCCACGCAAGTGATCAGCCGAGTGTGCATGAGCAATCAGCGAGGAATTTTTTGCCGAAGGCGAGGGCTGGGATGCTGCCGCTGGCGAGGCTATGCTTACTGCCGAGTGAAGGTGTCCAGCGGATGGTGAGTGGCTGGGCGGCAGTGAGCACAAATCGTCAAGTGGTGAGGTTTCCCCCACAAGTGTTCTTCCTTCTTGATTTTGCACTTCCGTTTCCTCAAGGTGTAGGCTTTGATGCACATCTTCACACTCAAATCGAGTTTCTCAATCTTCCACCATCCCGTCATAGGATGGCGTTGGACTAGGAAACCTAATGTGAGTATTCGGTGGAGGAGGGGTTTTCTTGATTGGTACATACACCTTTTGATGTTGGGGTGGTGGGGGCTTGCTCTTGTGACCCAGAGTCTTCTTCCTATTTGATGGAGGAGCACTCTGAACATCACGACGAGTACGACTACGTCCCTTGCGATAGGTTACTTTGGTCCACCCATCGTTTTCATTGCCATGTGTCGGTTCGCCACCCTTGTTCTTTTTCTTTGCCTCCTTTTGAGCCACGGTACCCATGTTCTTGCATTCCCCCTCATGATGGCCAAGCTTGTGGCAATAAGCGCAAAGTTTAGGGAAATGGTCGAACATGATTCTTTGGTTGATTGTTTTCCCATTAGGCAACTTGAGAAAAACATTCTTCTTTGCTTGCGGTTTTGTGGCGTCAACAAGGATTTGGAATCTAGCCGCCGTCACGTCACTCTTGTAGAAGGTCTTGACATCAACGGATATAGGAGTTCCATTGAGAGATGCAATCTTGGAAATAGCTCTCTCATTCCAAAGCTCGAGTGGGAGGTTAGGGAGGAATCCCCACGCCGAGTACTTGTTAATAGCCGAAACATCAAAGGTGAAATCCGGAGGAAGATGACACAAGGACAGTTTGGATCCCTCAATGGCATAATGGCCTCCACGGTAAATCCTGTCACGGTCCTCGGCGGATTCAAAGGCAAAGACAAGCCATCCTTCCTCATGGTAAGAGATCTTGCATCCTACCGGCCAAGTCTTGGCAAACTCCGATACTCTCTCTTTCTTGGGGAGTTTTCCTGCAATAAAGCCAAAAAGACAAAAACCCCAAGCATGCTTTGTGGCAATATAGTCTTTATCATCCAAAATTAGAGTATCATTAACAATTAATGGTTCGCATTTTGGAAGAGAGAGGAGTGAAGGATTGACGATAACTTTGTTGTTGAAATTCCCCAAGTTCCTTACCCATGGGGATTCAAACCACTCATCTTGGAGGCCAATATAG
This window encodes:
- the LOC131015846 gene encoding uncharacterized protein LOC131015846 isoform X1 codes for the protein MELQRSYREVMMKDVDENGPNKEDPITEVDDLECFDSPTRVVRRIELGNLGEHEKDFYIGLQDEWFESPWVRNLGNFNNKVIVNPSLLSLPKCEPLIVNDTLILDDKDYIATKHAWGFCLFGFIAGKLPKKERVSEFAKTWPVGCKISYHEEGWLVFAFESAEDRDRIYRGGHYAIEGSKLSLCHLPPDFTFDVSAINKYSAWGFLPNLPLELWNERAISKIASLNGTPISVDVKTFYKSDVTAARFQILVDATKPQAKKNVFLKLPNGKTINQRIMFDHFPKLCAYCHKLGHHEGECKNMGTVAQKEAKKKNKGGEPTHGNENDGWTKVTYRKGRSRTRRDVQSAPPSNRKKTLGHKSKPPPPQHQKVYVPIKKTPPPPNTHIRFPSPTPSYDGMVED